The window CGCTTCCGAAGGGGTCGTACGCGACGGTGGTGTTGCGGGAGTACCTGAAAGACGACCCACTGGCGTTGACCTAGTCGGAGATGAGATCGCGTTAACGGCTGTCTGGATTCTCTCCGGTATCCGCCGGGACGCGGGTCATGCCGAGTGTCTCGAAATCCTCCTCGAACGCGAAGATGTGCTTGATATCGTATTCGGCGGAGAGGACAGCATTCATGTGGTCGACGAATGAGATTTGCTGGTCGTCGTACTGCTCGAACCGACGGGCAGTCCGCTCGAACAGCGGTTCGGTGACTTCCAGTATATTCATCGACGGGGATTCACGGATGTTCTGGAGTGCCCGGACCGCATCACGGTGGTTGCTTCCGTACAGCAGCACCGTGGCCGTTTCGGAGAGCACGTGGCGACTGGTGAACAGCGGTCCATAGGGATGGCTTCGGTCCTCGATTCCATCGATGACGGCGTTGGCGCGTTCGTGGTGGTCGTCGCTTTCGTCGTAGATCGCGACGAACGCGTTCGTGTCCACGAACAGCGGTCGCGGCTCTGTCACGTTCCCTCTCCGTACAGTAGTTCGTCCACCCGCTCGGAGAGGTTCTCATCACCCGAACGGAACGTGGGACGGTCGGTGAAAATCGGGTCGTCGGGATTCACCGGTGTCGGGTCCGCGGCGTCGAGGCGCCAGTAGACCATCCGGCCGGCCGTCTTGCGTCGCCCGAGCCGGCCCTGGTCGTATAGCCGGCCGAGCTTCCGCCGCGCCGAGTCGCTCGAGCAGCCCGTGGCCTCGGCTACGTCGCCCGTCGTCACCACGGGCCCTTCCACCTCGTCGAAG of the Haloglomus salinum genome contains:
- a CDS encoding type II toxin-antitoxin system VapC family toxin; this encodes MDTNAFVAIYDESDDHHERANAVIDGIEDRSHPYGPLFTSRHVLSETATVLLYGSNHRDAVRALQNIRESPSMNILEVTEPLFERTARRFEQYDDQQISFVDHMNAVLSAEYDIKHIFAFEEDFETLGMTRVPADTGENPDSR